In one window of Clavelina lepadiformis chromosome 4, kaClaLepa1.1, whole genome shotgun sequence DNA:
- the LOC143453445 gene encoding 5-oxoprolinase-like, giving the protein MLPGEFTSCNRTHNLHGNLADLRTLVAANQKGIHRVQELILSSATFDFEGTSPVVINKLNAPRAISKSVIIYSLRCMVGYDIPLNQGCLAPIPVNIPQWSILDPDYQISRYPVVLKNLHAAPPLAETGF; this is encoded by the exons ATGCTCCCAGGAGAATTCACTAGTTGCAACCGGACCCACAATCTCCATGGCAACCTGGCCGACTTGAGAACGCTAGTTGCCGCTAACCAGAAG GGTATCCACCGGGTCCAGGAGCTCATATTGAGCAGCGCGACATTCGATTTCGAAGGGACATCCCCTGTGGTGATAAACAAGTTGAACGCGCCGAGAGCGATCAGCAAGTCTGTCATCATCTACTCCCTCAGGTGCATGGTGGGCTACGACATCCCCCTTAACCAGGGCTGCCTCGCCCCTATTCCCGTCAACATACCCCAGTGGTCCATACTCGACCCCGACTATCAGATATCCAGATATCCGGTCGTCCTCAAGAACCTCCATGCAGCTCCTCCACTGGCGGAGACGGGGTTTTGA
- the LOC143453443 gene encoding uncharacterized protein LOC143453443 isoform X1 has protein sequence MREWHLLSLRVGEILFTLEINQDQKYSSSFPEYEVAVKRLPWRWDLNKSHSHLKSMVKIVPHDFTTCVDAYLTLCVKEYMFDGNRAILSGPAGGVVGYAMTSFEDKPIIGYNMEAWHRHSSSRVWSVQFFRLGLFVDSPSPP, from the exons ATGAGAGAATGGCACTTGCTCTCACTGAGGGTTGGAGAGATCCTCTTTACACTGGAAATTAATCAAGACCAAAAATATTCGAGCTC CTTTCCCGAGTATGAAGTAGCAGTTAAAAGATTGCCATGGAGATGGGATTTAAACAAGTCTCACTCTCATCTCAAGTCCATGGTCAAGATTGTCCCGCACGACTTCACTACATGCGTGGATGCCTACCTCACACTGTGCGTTAAAGAATATAT GTTCGATGGAAATAGAGCAATATTATCCGGCCCAGCAGGTGGCGTAGTGGGGTacgctatgacgtcatttgaggacaaacctatcattgggtACAACATGGAAG cTTGGCATCGACACAGTAGCAGCAGGGTCTGGTCTGTGCAATTTTTCCGGTTGGGTTTGTTTGTCGACAGCCCGAGTCCTCCCTGA
- the LOC143453443 gene encoding uncharacterized protein LOC143453443 isoform X2, translating into MREWHLLSLRVGEILFTLEINQDQKYSSSFPEYEVAVKRLPWRWDLNKSHSHLKSMVKIVPHDFTTCVDAYLTLCVKEYMFDGNRAILSGPAGGVVGYAMTSFEDKPIIGYNMEVEHFHHSLASTQ; encoded by the exons ATGAGAGAATGGCACTTGCTCTCACTGAGGGTTGGAGAGATCCTCTTTACACTGGAAATTAATCAAGACCAAAAATATTCGAGCTC CTTTCCCGAGTATGAAGTAGCAGTTAAAAGATTGCCATGGAGATGGGATTTAAACAAGTCTCACTCTCATCTCAAGTCCATGGTCAAGATTGTCCCGCACGACTTCACTACATGCGTGGATGCCTACCTCACACTGTGCGTTAAAGAATATAT GTTCGATGGAAATAGAGCAATATTATCCGGCCCAGCAGGTGGCGTAGTGGGGTacgctatgacgtcatttgaggacaaacctatcattgggtACAACATGGAAG ttgaacattttcatcacagcTTGGCATCGACACAGTAG
- the LOC143453447 gene encoding uncharacterized protein LOC143453447, which yields MMTTLDMKPTLQSMADGLMKRCAKAAQRSDLAEYWSENAIASGRQQSHYQSRDGLELSSQNQRHLCHDFKGGSFDRSFSSAMDVFEVLIQKEEIFEILKKQKGQIL from the exons ATGATGACAACGTTGGACATGAAACCCACACTACAAAGTATGGCCGATGGGTTGATGAAGCGATGCGCGAAGGCCG CTCAGCGGTCTGACCTTGCAGAATACTGGAGTGAGAATGCCATCGCAAGTGGCCGTCAGCAAAGCCATTACCAAAGCCGAGATGGCTTGGAATTGTCGTCGCAAAACCAGCGGCATCTCTGTCACGACTTCAAAGGTGGAAGCTTTGATCGATCCTTCAGCTCCGCGATGGATGTCTTTGAAGTTCTCATCCAGAAAGAGGAAATCTTTGAGAtcttaaaaaagcaaaagggGCAAATATTATGA